Proteins encoded together in one Pseudomonas sp. Seg1 window:
- a CDS encoding MFS transporter, protein MTSRLTHLLRINGYFGVMAWVLAALLFINRLSSMVKLFMALYLRQELGLAIETVGWLLSGYGAGLLVGSMVGGLLSDRFSTARLTAVLFFLSAWTLLLLGLVTEVAWLGALLLFSGVLDGAIRTLHQRLIMEYCEVAQRARAQALSRVARNLGMAAAGVAGGVLAQVDFRWVFFASAALTVLALFWFVRTTWRRPVLSVEVKAETASGLPYRDKPFLWLLAATVVLGMAFDTVYSTLGNYLRDYYRLSTEAIGWQFGINALLVVTLQIPLAHWGERWSARAQLVAGAVLLACGLGMLPLGSGLFYVCLSTVIWTLGEALFMPPLNVLVMQYAQGGKSGQYFGLFFMSWSASALLSPVLSGQLYAHAGGHSVWLASALLALMSIPLTCLATRPALGSVLPRTV, encoded by the coding sequence ATGACGAGTCGACTGACTCATCTGCTGCGGATCAACGGCTATTTCGGTGTCATGGCCTGGGTGCTCGCCGCGCTGCTGTTCATTAATCGGCTGAGCAGCATGGTCAAGCTGTTCATGGCGCTGTACCTGCGTCAGGAACTGGGGCTGGCGATTGAAACGGTTGGCTGGCTGTTGTCCGGTTACGGCGCGGGGCTGTTGGTCGGTTCGATGGTCGGTGGTTTGCTGAGTGACCGTTTTTCCACGGCGCGGCTGACGGCGGTTCTGTTTTTCCTGTCGGCGTGGACGCTGCTGTTGTTGGGGCTGGTCACGGAGGTAGCGTGGCTCGGTGCATTGCTGCTGTTCAGCGGTGTGCTCGACGGGGCGATTCGAACGCTGCATCAGCGTTTGATCATGGAGTATTGCGAGGTCGCGCAACGTGCCCGCGCGCAAGCGCTGAGCCGGGTTGCGCGAAACCTTGGCATGGCCGCCGCCGGCGTCGCTGGCGGGGTGCTGGCGCAGGTCGATTTTCGTTGGGTGTTCTTTGCCAGTGCGGCGCTGACGGTGCTGGCCTTGTTTTGGTTTGTCCGCACGACCTGGCGGCGACCGGTGCTGAGCGTTGAGGTAAAAGCCGAAACCGCTTCAGGTTTGCCTTACCGCGACAAACCCTTCCTCTGGCTATTGGCGGCGACGGTTGTGCTCGGCATGGCGTTCGACACGGTCTACAGCACGCTCGGCAACTATCTGCGGGATTACTATCGGCTGAGCACCGAGGCCATTGGTTGGCAGTTCGGCATCAACGCGCTGCTGGTGGTGACGCTGCAGATTCCGCTGGCCCATTGGGGCGAGCGCTGGAGTGCGCGGGCGCAACTGGTAGCTGGCGCCGTGTTGCTGGCCTGCGGGTTGGGCATGTTGCCGTTGGGTAGCGGGTTGTTTTATGTCTGCCTGTCGACGGTGATCTGGACATTGGGCGAGGCGTTGTTCATGCCGCCATTGAATGTACTGGTCATGCAGTACGCGCAGGGTGGCAAGAGCGGCCAGTACTTTGGCCTGTTCTTCATGAGTTGGAGCGCGAGCGCGCTGTTGTCGCCGGTGCTCAGTGGTCAGTTATACGCCCACGCTGGCGGGCACAGCGTTTGGCTGGCCAGTGCGTTGCTGGCGCTGATGAGCATTCCGCTGACTTGTCTGGCCACGCGCCCAGCCCTTGGAAGTGTGCTGCCGCGTACTGTTTAG
- a CDS encoding peptide ABC transporter ATP-binding protein: MAVVLTARDLTRHYEVSRGLFKGHATVRALNGVSFELEAGKTLAVVGESGCGKSTLARALTLIEEPSSGSLKIAGQEVAGADKAQRKQLRKDVQMVFQSPYASLNPRQKVGDQLAEPLLINTNLSAAERREKVQAMMKQVGLRPEHYQRYPHMFSGGQRQRIALARAMMLQPKVLVADEPTSALDVSIQAQVLNLFMDLQQEFNTAYVFISHNLAVVQHVADDVMVMYLGRPVEMGPKNAIYERPLHPYTQALLSATPTIHPDPNKPKIKIVGELPNPLNPPPGCAFHKRCPYATERCSTEEPALRALDNRQVACHYAEQFLDGAA; this comes from the coding sequence ATGGCCGTCGTACTTACCGCCCGCGACCTGACCCGTCACTACGAAGTCTCCCGTGGCCTGTTCAAGGGCCACGCGACCGTGCGCGCACTCAACGGCGTGTCGTTCGAACTGGAAGCCGGCAAGACTCTCGCGGTGGTCGGCGAGTCGGGCTGCGGCAAATCCACCCTCGCCCGCGCCCTGACCCTGATTGAAGAGCCGTCGTCCGGCTCCTTGAAAATCGCCGGCCAGGAAGTCGCCGGTGCCGACAAGGCCCAGCGCAAACAGCTGCGCAAAGACGTGCAGATGGTGTTTCAGAGCCCGTACGCGTCATTGAACCCACGGCAGAAAGTCGGCGATCAACTGGCCGAGCCACTGTTGATCAACACCAACCTGAGTGCCGCCGAACGTCGCGAGAAAGTCCAGGCGATGATGAAGCAGGTCGGCTTGCGTCCCGAGCACTACCAGCGTTATCCGCACATGTTCTCCGGCGGTCAGCGCCAGCGCATCGCCCTGGCCCGGGCGATGATGCTGCAACCGAAAGTGCTGGTGGCAGACGAACCGACTTCGGCGCTGGATGTGTCGATTCAGGCGCAGGTGCTGAACCTGTTCATGGATCTGCAGCAGGAGTTCAACACCGCCTACGTGTTCATCTCGCACAACCTGGCGGTGGTGCAACACGTGGCCGATGACGTGATGGTGATGTACCTCGGCCGCCCGGTGGAAATGGGCCCGAAAAACGCCATCTACGAACGTCCGCTGCACCCGTACACCCAGGCGTTGCTGTCGGCGACCCCGACCATTCACCCGGACCCGAACAAGCCGAAAATCAAGATCGTCGGCGAACTGCCCAACCCGCTGAACCCGCCACCAGGCTGCGCTTTCCACAAGCGCTGCCCGTATGCGACCGAACGTTGCAGCACTGAAGAGCCGGCCTTGCGTGCGCTCGACAATCGGCAGGTGGCGTGCCACTACGCCGAGCAATTCCTCGACGGCGCGGCGTAA
- a CDS encoding ABC transporter ATP-binding protein, giving the protein MSLLEIKNLNVRFGDKTATPVVDGLDLKVDKGEVLAIVGESGSGKSVTMMALMGLIEHPGIVTADSLSFDGKDMLKLSNRQRRQIVGKDLSMVFQDPMTALNPSYTVGFQIEEVLRLHLKMSSKQARKRAIELLEKVEIPGAASRMDAYPHQLSGGMSQRVAIAMAIAGEPKLLIADEPTTALDVTIQAQIMDLLLALQKEQNMGLVLITHDLAVVAETAQRVCVMYAGQAVEVGQVPQLFDIPAHPYSEALLKAIPEHSQGAERLATLPGIVPGRYDRPQGCLLSPRCPYVQDSCRAQRPTLDPKANSLARCFYPLNQEVA; this is encoded by the coding sequence ATGTCACTGCTAGAAATCAAGAATCTCAACGTTCGCTTCGGCGACAAGACTGCTACGCCGGTTGTCGATGGCCTCGATCTGAAAGTCGACAAAGGCGAAGTGCTGGCGATCGTCGGCGAATCGGGCTCGGGCAAATCCGTGACCATGATGGCGCTGATGGGCCTGATCGAGCATCCCGGCATTGTGACCGCCGACTCGCTGAGCTTTGACGGCAAAGACATGCTCAAGCTGAGCAACCGTCAGCGTCGACAAATCGTCGGCAAAGACTTGTCGATGGTGTTCCAGGACCCGATGACCGCGCTCAACCCGAGCTACACCGTCGGTTTCCAGATCGAAGAAGTGCTGCGCCTGCACCTGAAAATGTCCAGCAAACAAGCGCGCAAGCGTGCCATCGAACTGCTGGAAAAAGTCGAAATCCCGGGCGCCGCCAGCCGTATGGACGCCTACCCGCACCAACTCTCCGGCGGTATGAGCCAGCGCGTCGCCATCGCCATGGCAATTGCCGGCGAGCCGAAACTGCTGATTGCCGATGAGCCGACCACTGCTTTGGACGTAACGATTCAGGCACAGATCATGGACCTGCTGCTGGCGTTGCAGAAAGAACAGAACATGGGCCTGGTGCTGATCACCCACGACCTCGCGGTCGTGGCTGAAACCGCCCAGCGCGTGTGCGTGATGTACGCCGGTCAAGCCGTTGAAGTCGGTCAGGTGCCACAACTGTTCGACATCCCGGCGCACCCGTACAGCGAAGCGCTGCTCAAGGCGATTCCGGAACACAGCCAGGGTGCCGAACGTCTGGCGACACTGCCGGGCATCGTCCCGGGCCGTTATGACCGCCCGCAGGGTTGCCTGCTGTCGCCACGCTGCCCGTACGTGCAGGACAGCTGCCGTGCGCAGCGTCCGACCCTTGATCCGAAAGCCAACAGCCTTGCCCGCTGCTTCTACCCGCTGAACCAGGAGGTGGCGTAA
- a CDS encoding ABC transporter permease subunit has protein sequence MSTPTSSVATATSAVDQSLLYPSPYKEFWQAFSKNKGAVAGLLFMLLVIFCAIFAPWVAPHNPSEQYRDFLLTPPAWLEGGQMQFLLGTDELGRDLLSRLIQGSRLSLLIGLSSVVMSLIPGILLGLFAGFFPKVLGPTIMRLMDIMLALPSLLLAVAIVAILGPGLINTVIAIAVVSLPSYVRLTRAAVMGELNRDYVTAARLAGAGLPRLMFITVLPNCMAPLIVQATLSFSSAILDAAALGFLGLGVQPPTPEWGTMLASARDYIERAWWVVSLPGLTILLSVLAINLMGDGLRDALDPKLKNAA, from the coding sequence ATGAGCACTCCAACATCCTCAGTAGCCACCGCCACGTCCGCCGTGGATCAAAGCCTGCTGTACCCGTCACCGTATAAAGAATTCTGGCAAGCCTTCTCGAAGAACAAGGGCGCCGTTGCCGGCCTGTTGTTCATGTTGCTGGTGATTTTCTGCGCGATCTTCGCGCCGTGGGTCGCGCCGCATAACCCGAGCGAGCAATACCGCGACTTCCTGCTGACGCCACCGGCGTGGCTCGAAGGCGGACAGATGCAGTTCCTGCTCGGCACCGATGAACTGGGTCGCGATCTGCTGTCGCGTCTGATCCAGGGTTCGCGCCTGTCGCTGTTGATCGGCCTGTCGTCGGTCGTCATGTCGTTGATTCCGGGGATTCTGCTCGGTCTGTTCGCAGGCTTTTTCCCGAAAGTGCTTGGCCCGACCATCATGCGTCTGATGGACATCATGCTGGCCCTGCCGTCGTTGCTGCTGGCTGTGGCGATCGTCGCCATCCTCGGCCCTGGCCTGATCAACACCGTGATCGCAATTGCTGTGGTTTCCTTGCCGTCCTACGTGCGTCTGACCCGAGCCGCCGTGATGGGCGAACTGAACCGCGACTACGTGACCGCCGCGCGCCTGGCCGGTGCCGGTCTGCCACGTCTGATGTTCATCACCGTGCTGCCGAACTGCATGGCGCCGCTGATCGTTCAGGCAACCCTGAGCTTCTCTTCGGCGATTCTCGATGCCGCCGCACTGGGCTTCCTTGGCCTTGGCGTACAACCGCCAACCCCTGAGTGGGGCACCATGCTGGCTTCGGCTCGCGACTACATCGAACGCGCCTGGTGGGTAGTGAGCCTGCCTGGTTTGACCATTTTGCTCAGCGTGCTGGCAATCAACCTGATGGGCGACGGTCTGCGCGATGCGCTGGACCCGAAACTCAAGAATGCCGCCTGA
- a CDS encoding ABC transporter permease subunit: MFSFIARRLGLLIPTFFGITLLTFALIRMIPGDPVEVMMGERRVDPEMHAQAMERLGLNKPLYAQYLDYIGKLAHGDLGESLRTRESVWTEFSSLFPATLELSMAALLFAGILGLLAGVIAALKRGSLFDHGVMGISLAGYSMPIFWWGLILIMFFSVSLGWTPVSGRIDLLYDIEPRTGFMLIDTLLADDMGAFLDALHHLILPAIVLGTIPLAVIARMTRSSMLEVLREDYIRTAKAKGLSPSRVVFVHGLRNALIPVLTVVGLQVGTLLAGAVLTETIFSWPGIGKWLIEAIGARDYPVVQNGILLIACLVILVNFVVDILYGFANPRIRHQR; the protein is encoded by the coding sequence ATGTTTAGTTTTATTGCCCGCCGACTGGGGTTGTTGATCCCCACGTTTTTCGGCATCACCTTGCTGACTTTCGCGTTGATTCGCATGATTCCCGGCGACCCCGTGGAAGTGATGATGGGCGAACGTCGGGTCGACCCCGAAATGCACGCTCAGGCAATGGAACGCCTCGGTCTGAACAAACCGTTGTATGCCCAGTATCTGGACTACATCGGCAAACTGGCCCACGGCGACCTCGGCGAATCCCTGCGCACGCGCGAGAGCGTATGGACCGAGTTCTCCTCCCTCTTCCCGGCGACCCTGGAACTGTCCATGGCCGCCCTGCTGTTCGCCGGCATTCTGGGCCTTCTGGCCGGGGTGATTGCGGCACTCAAGCGAGGATCCCTGTTCGACCACGGGGTGATGGGCATCTCCCTGGCGGGGTATTCGATGCCGATCTTCTGGTGGGGCCTGATCCTGATCATGTTCTTCTCGGTGAGCCTGGGCTGGACCCCGGTTTCCGGGCGGATCGACCTGCTCTACGACATCGAGCCACGCACCGGTTTCATGCTCATCGATACGCTGCTGGCCGATGACATGGGCGCTTTCCTTGATGCGCTGCATCACCTGATCCTGCCGGCCATCGTGCTGGGTACCATTCCGCTGGCGGTGATCGCGCGGATGACCCGTTCGTCGATGCTCGAAGTGCTGCGCGAAGACTACATCCGCACAGCCAAGGCCAAAGGCCTGTCGCCGTCGCGCGTGGTGTTCGTCCACGGTCTGCGTAACGCACTGATTCCGGTACTGACCGTGGTCGGCCTGCAAGTCGGCACCCTGCTGGCCGGTGCGGTGCTGACCGAAACCATTTTCTCCTGGCCCGGCATCGGTAAATGGCTGATCGAAGCCATCGGCGCCCGGGACTACCCGGTTGTGCAGAACGGCATCCTGTTAATCGCCTGCCTGGTGATTCTGGTCAACTTCGTAGTGGACATCCTCTACGGCTTTGCCAACCCACGCATCCGTCATCAGCGCTGA
- a CDS encoding ABC transporter substrate-binding protein, with translation MKMLPLRAAVAAALLSAAIGVSAKPLVVCTEASPEGFDMVQYTTAVTADAVAETIFNRLADFKPGTTEVIPALAESWDISEDGLTYTFHLRKGVKFHTTEYFKPTRDMNADDVVWSFQRQLDPNHPWHKLSSVGFPYFESMGFKELLKNVEKVDDNTVKFTLTRREAPFLADIAMAFSSIYPAEYADQLLKANKTGDLNNKPIGTGPFIFQRYAKDAQVRFKANPDYFRGKAPADALILAIATDNNVRLQKLKANECQIALYPKPDDIPSIKKDSNLKVDELDAMTVSYIAMNTQHKYMSDVRVRKAIDIAFDKEAYVNALFGKGNASVAVNPYPPTLLGYNHDLKNPPRDLDAARKLLKEAGVPEGTVFTLFTRNGGGPTNPNPMLGAQMMQADLAKVGIKIDIRVMEWGEMLKRAKAGEHDMVSAGWAGDNGDPDNFLTPMLSCEAAKNGENYARWCNEKFQALLDEARAKVDPAERAKLYEQAQVLFNQDQPWISMAHTRMFTAMRNNVEGYHISPLTTNNFATTQVK, from the coding sequence ATGAAAATGCTTCCCCTACGTGCGGCCGTCGCTGCCGCGTTGTTGAGCGCCGCCATCGGCGTCTCGGCCAAACCCTTGGTGGTCTGCACCGAAGCCAGTCCGGAAGGCTTCGACATGGTCCAGTACACAACTGCAGTCACTGCCGATGCGGTGGCCGAAACGATCTTCAACCGTCTGGCGGACTTCAAGCCCGGCACCACCGAAGTGATTCCGGCACTGGCCGAATCCTGGGACATCAGTGAAGACGGCCTGACCTACACGTTCCACCTGCGCAAAGGCGTCAAGTTTCACACCACCGAATATTTCAAGCCGACCCGCGACATGAACGCCGACGACGTGGTCTGGAGCTTCCAGCGTCAGCTGGACCCGAATCACCCATGGCACAAACTGTCTAGCGTGGGCTTCCCGTACTTTGAAAGCATGGGCTTCAAGGAACTGCTGAAAAACGTCGAAAAAGTCGACGACAACACCGTCAAGTTCACCCTGACCCGCCGCGAAGCGCCGTTCCTGGCCGATATCGCGATGGCGTTCTCCTCGATCTACCCGGCCGAATACGCCGACCAGTTGCTCAAAGCCAACAAGACCGGCGACCTCAACAACAAGCCGATCGGCACCGGCCCGTTCATCTTCCAGCGCTACGCAAAAGACGCTCAGGTGCGCTTCAAGGCCAACCCGGATTACTTCCGAGGCAAGGCGCCGGCTGACGCGTTGATCCTGGCCATCGCCACCGACAACAACGTGCGCCTGCAAAAGCTCAAGGCCAACGAGTGCCAGATCGCCCTGTATCCAAAACCGGACGACATCCCGAGCATCAAGAAAGACAGCAACTTGAAAGTCGATGAACTGGACGCGATGACCGTCTCGTACATCGCCATGAACACCCAGCACAAGTACATGAGCGACGTGCGCGTGCGCAAAGCCATCGACATCGCGTTCGACAAGGAAGCCTATGTCAACGCGCTGTTCGGCAAAGGCAATGCGTCGGTCGCGGTCAACCCGTACCCGCCGACCCTGCTCGGCTACAACCACGACCTGAAGAACCCGCCACGTGACCTCGACGCCGCCCGCAAGCTGCTCAAGGAAGCCGGGGTTCCGGAAGGCACCGTGTTTACCCTGTTTACCCGCAACGGTGGCGGTCCGACCAACCCCAACCCGATGCTCGGCGCGCAGATGATGCAGGCTGACCTGGCGAAAGTCGGGATCAAGATCGACATCCGCGTGATGGAATGGGGCGAGATGCTCAAACGCGCCAAGGCCGGCGAACACGATATGGTCTCGGCCGGATGGGCGGGCGACAACGGCGACCCGGATAACTTCCTGACGCCTATGCTCAGTTGCGAGGCCGCCAAGAACGGCGAAAACTACGCACGCTGGTGCAACGAGAAATTCCAGGCACTGCTCGACGAAGCACGGGCTAAAGTAGATCCGGCCGAGCGCGCGAAACTCTACGAGCAGGCCCAGGTCCTGTTCAATCAGGACCAACCGTGGATCAGCATGGCCCACACCCGGATGTTTACCGCAATGCGCAACAACGTAGAGGGCTATCACATCAGCCCTCTCACCACTAATAACTTCGCCACCACCCAGGTGAAGTAG
- a CDS encoding OprD family porin translates to MKLSSTAILALAISSITATAYAEPASQEFVPTTLAGSSAQSEAKGFIDGQSLGGTTRNWYANELKRRDDRFSYVKNSDKNTTPVVKTPTPRRINWVQGTIVNYTSGFTQGTVGVSTEVAAYNAIVLDRDRKDIAGGSNRTLAHSDGDAVDQWSKLGLANVKLRVSNTTLTAGRQNFSTPIVDVIGNRPLPSSFEGITLHSEEFNNLSFDLGGFDRVSPRTEQSLSKFRTEYSATGVETDKVYIAGVNYQPFKSLKTSLYGSNVEDFWNQYYFGATHELGDSQVLSLTTGLNYYKTVDEGKKLMGEIDNDTYSLSLGLAHQAHSLTFSYQEVNGDTYFDYLHETNGIYLANSLLSDFNGPNEKSFQIAYGINMAEYGVPGLKFNIYQARGWGIDGTHYRGTAYTDPGAKRGDLSLMDGETHYEYGIGASYAVQSGPLKATAIRATYTTHRASENQADGNINEFRLVTTIPFNIL, encoded by the coding sequence ATGAAACTGAGCAGCACCGCGATACTGGCCTTGGCCATCAGCAGCATCACCGCCACGGCGTACGCAGAACCTGCTAGTCAGGAGTTCGTCCCTACCACGTTGGCCGGCAGTAGCGCCCAAAGCGAGGCCAAAGGCTTTATCGATGGACAAAGCCTGGGCGGCACTACACGTAACTGGTATGCCAATGAATTGAAGCGTCGTGATGATCGCTTCAGCTACGTGAAAAACAGCGACAAGAACACCACGCCTGTAGTCAAGACGCCAACTCCGCGTCGTATCAACTGGGTTCAGGGCACCATCGTCAACTACACCTCGGGCTTCACCCAAGGCACCGTTGGCGTCAGCACCGAAGTCGCCGCTTACAACGCCATCGTTCTGGACCGTGACCGCAAGGACATCGCCGGCGGTTCCAACCGTACCCTGGCGCACTCCGACGGCGACGCTGTCGACCAGTGGAGCAAACTGGGTCTGGCCAACGTGAAGCTGCGCGTGTCGAACACCACCCTGACCGCCGGTCGGCAGAACTTCAGCACGCCGATCGTAGACGTCATCGGCAACCGTCCGCTGCCTTCGAGCTTTGAGGGTATTACCCTGCACAGCGAAGAGTTCAACAACCTGTCGTTCGACCTCGGTGGCTTCGACCGTGTTTCGCCGCGTACCGAGCAGAGCCTGTCGAAATTCCGTACCGAGTACTCGGCCACTGGCGTTGAGACCGATAAGGTTTACATCGCTGGCGTCAACTACCAGCCATTCAAGAGTCTGAAAACCAGCCTGTACGGCTCCAACGTCGAAGACTTCTGGAACCAGTACTACTTCGGCGCCACCCACGAACTGGGTGACAGCCAGGTCCTGAGCCTGACCACCGGTCTGAACTACTACAAGACCGTCGACGAAGGCAAAAAGCTGATGGGCGAGATCGACAACGATACTTACTCGCTGTCGCTGGGTCTGGCTCACCAGGCGCACAGCCTGACCTTCTCGTACCAGGAAGTGAATGGCGACACCTACTTCGACTACCTGCACGAAACCAACGGTATCTACCTGGCCAACTCCCTGCTGTCGGACTTCAACGGCCCGAACGAGAAGTCCTTCCAGATCGCCTACGGCATCAACATGGCCGAATATGGCGTGCCAGGCCTGAAGTTCAACATCTACCAGGCACGCGGCTGGGGCATTGACGGTACTCACTACCGTGGCACCGCCTACACCGACCCGGGCGCCAAGCGCGGCGACCTGAGCCTGATGGACGGCGAAACTCACTACGAATACGGCATCGGTGCTTCCTACGCCGTGCAGAGCGGCCCGCTCAAAGCCACCGCGATTCGCGCGACGTACACCACGCACCGCGCCAGTGAAAACCAGGCTGACGGCAACATCAACGAGTTCCGTCTCGTGACCACCATTCCGTTCAACATCCTGTAA
- a CDS encoding ABC transporter substrate-binding protein, with protein sequence MRHTLVFSALLGAGLLAATSASHAASNSLVFCSEGSPAGFDTAQYTTATDNDAAEPLYNRLVEFEKGATNVVPGLATKWDISEDGLKYTFHLREGVKFHTTPYFKPTRDFNADDVLFTFNRMLDAQQPFRKAYPTEFPYFNGMSLNKNIAKVEKTGPLTVEFTLNSVDAAFIQNIAMSFAAILSAEYADKLMAEGKPSDINQKPIGTGPYVFKSYQKDSNIRYTGNPHYWDPSRVKLKNLIFAINTDASVRVQKLKAGECQITLHPRPADVEALKADPKLQLISKPGFNLGYIAYNVRHKPFDQLEVRQALDMAVNKQGILNAVYQGAGQLAVNAMPPTQWSYDDTIKDATYNPEKAKELLKAAGVKEGTEITLWAMPVQRPYNPNAKLMAEMLQADWAKIGLKVKIVSYEWGEYIKRTKNGEHDISLIGWTGDNGDPDNWLGTLYSCDAIGGNNYSMWCDAAYDKLVKEAKVVTDRDQRTVLYKQAQQLLKQQVPITPVAHSTVNQPLSTRVEGFKVSPFGRNVFSGVSID encoded by the coding sequence ATGCGCCATACCTTGGTTTTTTCCGCATTGCTGGGCGCCGGCCTGTTGGCCGCCACGTCTGCCAGCCACGCCGCCAGCAACAGTCTGGTGTTCTGCTCCGAAGGCAGTCCGGCGGGTTTTGATACCGCGCAATACACGACGGCCACCGATAACGACGCCGCCGAGCCGCTGTACAACCGACTGGTCGAGTTCGAAAAAGGCGCGACCAACGTCGTACCCGGGCTGGCCACCAAGTGGGATATTTCCGAGGATGGTCTCAAGTACACCTTTCACCTACGTGAAGGTGTGAAATTTCATACAACTCCGTACTTCAAGCCGACTCGCGACTTCAACGCCGACGACGTGCTTTTTACGTTTAACCGCATGCTTGATGCGCAGCAGCCATTCCGTAAGGCTTATCCGACCGAGTTCCCGTATTTCAACGGGATGAGCCTGAACAAGAACATCGCCAAGGTCGAGAAGACCGGGCCGCTGACCGTGGAGTTCACGCTCAACAGCGTCGACGCCGCGTTCATCCAGAACATCGCCATGAGCTTCGCCGCCATCCTGTCCGCCGAATACGCCGACAAGCTGATGGCCGAAGGCAAACCGAGCGACATCAACCAGAAACCGATCGGCACCGGGCCGTACGTGTTCAAGAGTTATCAGAAAGACTCGAACATCCGCTACACCGGCAACCCGCACTACTGGGACCCGAGCCGGGTCAAGCTGAAGAACCTGATTTTCGCGATCAACACCGACGCCTCGGTGCGTGTGCAGAAGCTCAAGGCTGGCGAATGTCAGATTACCCTGCATCCGCGCCCGGCCGATGTTGAAGCATTGAAGGCCGATCCGAAGCTGCAACTGATCTCCAAACCAGGCTTCAACCTCGGCTACATCGCCTACAACGTGCGCCACAAACCGTTCGACCAGCTCGAAGTGCGTCAAGCGCTGGACATGGCGGTGAATAAACAAGGGATTCTCAACGCTGTTTATCAAGGCGCCGGCCAACTGGCCGTCAACGCCATGCCACCGACCCAGTGGTCCTACGACGACACCATCAAGGACGCCACCTACAACCCGGAAAAAGCCAAAGAGCTGCTCAAGGCTGCCGGCGTCAAGGAAGGCACCGAGATCACCCTGTGGGCAATGCCGGTGCAACGTCCGTACAACCCGAACGCCAAACTGATGGCCGAAATGCTTCAGGCGGACTGGGCGAAAATCGGTCTGAAGGTGAAGATCGTCAGCTATGAATGGGGCGAGTACATCAAGCGCACCAAGAACGGCGAGCACGACATCAGCCTGATCGGCTGGACCGGTGACAACGGTGACCCGGACAACTGGCTCGGCACGCTGTACAGCTGCGACGCCATTGGCGGCAACAACTACTCCATGTGGTGCGACGCGGCTTACGACAAGCTGGTCAAAGAGGCCAAGGTCGTCACCGACCGCGACCAACGCACCGTGCTCTACAAACAGGCTCAGCAGTTGCTTAAACAGCAAGTGCCGATTACGCCTGTCGCCCACTCGACGGTCAACCAGCCATTAAGCACACGGGTTGAAGGGTTCAAGGTGAGCCCCTTCGGTCGCAACGTGTTCTCGGGTGTCAGTATCGATTAA